A part of Prevotella melaninogenica genomic DNA contains:
- a CDS encoding esterase/lipase family protein — protein MAQQRGKNESLRKVLDKMFAHIDKNKVPTGLLRDYAEEYEDLDIFTGIVPLTEHNAADYVRFGYLLSTIKSADLIGEVSKDIDVFFRQKKSYDENNSISLSLALYKYSQIKENALKDGLITYKNDQVYTTNKDPYKQGYLFACSSLVENTTESSIIISLPKSNLLTNMHLSKLEVNLGNGFQEMGVNKKVKANLQQGRNEIIIKATLDNGQSLLSHMFIIKLERKPDGLTRASEYSFLSNPLSDTIVINGDDYRGISTKAEVTYCLSGNHTTIVKPLIIVEGFDPRLPNKSKGFTHYNNVVAPNSFLEMLREGFGYDLVYVDWKSSGEYIQANAYTLISVINWINEQKAISNSKEKNTIIGHSMGGLIIRYALKTMEDRNIKHQTQTYISYDAPHLGAYVPLGVLYGYKAIRDWCADKKFLKSVIKTFSGKKFNVDELIQLGNSLAYSSATAQLLVDYVNPEGNLDNREYILWQKELSKLGFPKGDNGHGLNMFAIANGSYKEPIIPDHYLSADANAGIGPLDILTPLNPFIYGLSLNDITAALVSMIPGKTKVDADIKISPAKKVGDEVTYFRIKIKKKFLWIGPTISHTNFSFDRYYPNIPLYDTYPSSKYDVRGFTGNLDGNLGDKLNVPDILLQREIFVKPKAIPFVPTSSALAIGSGLTHNPELYKAEPQSMASAFGKNYFVNNESQEHSSFLKEKQVNKWILSRLSTLIVGPINAYTNAQYFLTNAIGVTSWSTDNSKIATINSSGILTAKGKGICFVEASNNGIKYSMPIVVGNPRYILKGSYSPGGYLLKAECLDTEFKNSQDLINDAFKFKWGIKYGNSPIEWIENTKPEILFRQTSDNEYCVCFLEVLNSQGERVSIQNMEISSLNIYDIENSTFYIDRSGNLYDGIKNKYDFDYASIYFSRKKNISKAFDDSSWDAITALSVDPIGKYKEVTIDEGSIPLKDMFAEDAIEYMKAHSEEGQQYIYTIVLLNYENKSLQYIPIRVIYKSDINK, from the coding sequence ATGGCACAACAAAGAGGTAAAAATGAGAGCTTAAGGAAAGTCTTAGATAAAATGTTTGCGCACATTGACAAAAATAAAGTGCCAACAGGACTATTAAGAGATTATGCAGAAGAGTATGAAGATCTTGATATATTTACGGGAATAGTGCCCTTAACAGAACATAACGCTGCTGATTATGTAAGATTTGGGTATTTGTTGTCAACTATTAAGTCTGCAGATTTAATAGGTGAAGTAAGTAAAGACATAGATGTTTTTTTCCGTCAAAAAAAATCTTATGATGAGAATAACTCTATATCATTAAGTCTTGCATTGTACAAATATTCTCAAATTAAGGAAAATGCATTAAAAGATGGATTAATAACCTACAAAAACGATCAAGTATATACTACAAATAAAGATCCGTATAAGCAAGGTTACCTGTTCGCTTGTAGTTCACTCGTAGAAAACACAACTGAATCTTCCATTATTATAAGTTTACCCAAAAGTAACCTTCTGACTAACATGCATTTAAGTAAACTTGAAGTTAATCTGGGAAATGGCTTTCAGGAAATGGGAGTGAATAAAAAGGTTAAAGCGAATTTACAACAAGGAAGAAATGAAATAATAATAAAGGCAACATTGGATAATGGACAATCATTATTATCTCACATGTTTATAATAAAATTAGAACGTAAGCCTGATGGATTAACAAGAGCTTCTGAATACAGCTTTCTCTCCAATCCCCTTTCAGATACAATAGTTATAAACGGAGATGATTATCGTGGTATATCTACAAAAGCAGAAGTTACATATTGTTTATCAGGTAATCATACAACTATTGTGAAACCTTTGATTATTGTAGAAGGTTTTGATCCTAGATTACCTAACAAGTCTAAAGGCTTTACGCATTACAATAATGTCGTTGCTCCAAATTCTTTCTTAGAAATGTTAAGAGAAGGTTTTGGCTATGATCTTGTATATGTAGATTGGAAGAGCTCTGGAGAATATATTCAGGCAAATGCATATACATTGATATCTGTTATTAACTGGATAAATGAGCAGAAAGCTATATCTAATAGCAAAGAAAAAAACACAATAATCGGGCATAGTATGGGAGGGCTTATCATAAGATATGCTCTTAAAACAATGGAGGATAGGAATATCAAGCACCAAACTCAGACTTATATAAGTTATGATGCTCCACATTTAGGTGCTTATGTTCCTTTGGGAGTCCTATATGGTTATAAAGCTATTCGCGACTGGTGCGCAGATAAAAAATTTCTTAAATCTGTAATAAAAACATTTAGTGGTAAAAAATTTAATGTGGATGAGTTAATACAATTGGGAAATTCATTGGCATATTCAAGTGCTACAGCCCAATTATTGGTCGATTATGTAAACCCAGAGGGAAATTTGGATAATCGGGAATATATATTATGGCAAAAGGAACTCTCTAAATTAGGATTCCCTAAAGGTGATAATGGGCATGGACTAAACATGTTTGCTATAGCTAATGGCTCATATAAGGAACCGATTATTCCTGATCATTATTTATCAGCCGATGCCAATGCAGGAATAGGCCCACTCGACATTCTAACCCCATTAAATCCATTTATTTATGGACTTTCATTGAATGATATAACCGCAGCACTAGTTAGCATGATACCTGGTAAAACAAAGGTAGATGCCGACATAAAAATCTCTCCTGCTAAAAAAGTTGGAGATGAAGTTACTTATTTTAGAATAAAAATTAAGAAAAAATTTCTTTGGATAGGCCCCACTATTAGTCACACTAACTTTAGCTTTGATAGATACTATCCCAACATACCGCTTTATGATACTTATCCCAGTTCAAAATACGATGTAAGGGGATTCACAGGTAATCTAGATGGTAATCTTGGAGATAAGTTGAATGTTCCTGATATTCTATTGCAAAGAGAAATTTTTGTTAAGCCTAAAGCTATCCCTTTTGTTCCAACCTCTAGTGCCTTGGCTATAGGGTCAGGATTAACTCATAACCCTGAGCTTTATAAAGCTGAACCGCAAAGTATGGCCAGTGCTTTTGGCAAAAACTATTTTGTTAATAATGAAAGTCAAGAACACTCTTCTTTTTTAAAAGAAAAGCAAGTAAATAAGTGGATATTATCAAGGCTCTCTACTCTAATCGTTGGACCTATAAATGCTTATACCAATGCCCAATATTTCTTGACGAACGCTATAGGGGTGACAAGTTGGAGCACAGATAATTCAAAGATTGCGACTATTAATTCAAGTGGAATACTTACCGCAAAGGGGAAAGGAATTTGCTTTGTAGAGGCATCTAATAATGGAATTAAATATAGTATGCCAATAGTCGTAGGTAATCCAAGATACATACTTAAGGGTTCTTACAGTCCAGGAGGCTATTTGCTTAAAGCTGAATGTCTTGATACTGAATTTAAAAACTCACAGGATCTTATAAATGACGCTTTCAAATTCAAATGGGGTATTAAGTATGGCAATAGCCCAATAGAATGGATAGAAAACACTAAACCTGAAATTCTTTTTAGACAAACTTCAGATAACGAATACTGTGTTTGTTTTCTTGAAGTTTTGAATAGTCAAGGCGAACGAGTATCTATACAAAATATGGAAATTAGTTCTCTGAATATTTATGATATTGAAAATTCTACTTTCTACATAGACAGGAGTGGTAATTTATATGATGGAATAAAAAATAAATATGATTTTGACTATGCCAGCATATATTTCTCTCGCAAGAAAAATATTAGCAAAGCATTTGATGATAGTTCTTGGGATGCCATAACTGCGTTGTCAGTTGACCCTATTGGCAAATATAAAGAAGTTACTATTGACGAGGGAAGTATTCCTTTGAAGGATATGTTTGCAGAAGATGCTATAGAGTATATGAAGGCGCATTCAGAAGAAGGACAACAGTATATTTATACAATTGTACTTCTAAATTATGAAAATAAGTCTTTACAGTATATCCCTATTAGAGTTATCTACAAAAGTGATATTAACAAATAA
- a CDS encoding TetR/AcrR family transcriptional regulator — protein MAEEENKTKRYRRTNVDIQADIIKAAESLIKKKGFASMLVTELIKKARIEPLVFYNRYDNLSEFYDEFVKKYDYWFKDVLTKIPFPTDSELGYISIFKDVHKSLQDKSVMLELLRWEIAEGNETTVRTAMLREMHTLPLVNTYEGKFKDIDISAISALIIGGIYYLNLHRDRSKFADIDVNTEQGRKRIENALEELGHMIFHYHEVNNYKKVVAERMKENGISDEIIKKCLD, from the coding sequence ATGGCAGAAGAAGAAAACAAAACCAAAAGATACAGAAGGACAAACGTCGATATACAGGCAGACATTATCAAGGCAGCAGAAAGTCTGATTAAGAAAAAAGGCTTTGCATCAATGCTGGTGACAGAACTTATTAAGAAAGCCAGAATTGAACCGCTTGTCTTTTATAACAGATATGATAATCTTAGCGAATTTTATGATGAATTCGTTAAGAAGTACGACTATTGGTTTAAGGATGTCCTGACTAAAATCCCATTTCCTACAGATTCTGAATTAGGTTATATCAGTATTTTCAAGGATGTACACAAGTCACTTCAAGACAAATCCGTGATGTTGGAATTACTACGTTGGGAAATAGCGGAAGGAAATGAAACTACGGTTCGTACAGCTATGCTTAGGGAAATGCACACATTACCTCTTGTCAATACTTACGAGGGGAAATTTAAGGATATAGATATATCTGCTATATCTGCATTGATTATAGGGGGGATATACTACCTCAATCTCCACCGTGACCGTTCAAAGTTTGCCGATATTGACGTGAATACGGAGCAAGGCAGAAAACGCATAGAAAATGCCTTAGAGGAACTTGGACACATGATATTCCACTACCATGAAGTAAATAATTATAAAAAAGTAGTTGCTGAAAGAATGAAAGAAAATGGCATCAGCGATGAAATCATAAAAAAGTGTTTGGATTAA
- a CDS encoding DUF4099 domain-containing protein, giving the protein MESNSNDNYVLVLEDRTEVKNEQEAGKLSVVSSVDDKGNLKTTEAVAANQAAFLKFNNKDGLLKNFMTNFLKQFNNPTHFGLYKVVADNVEQSVDNLRTMLQNREKPESKQQLAYSQVRFEDFLPKQKNATAIDESKIDWKQLDTLGLSRERLEQSGELEKMLNWQKSNLLTIAVPIGDTTIYTEARLAFRTDDNGNIGLAIHPLRKEPQLDFPYMGYKFSPEEKEQLLATGNLGKTIEVTPKNGEPFAAYVSIDPQTNEIIALRADRVNIPKEIKGVTLSDAQYKDLVEGKAVKVEGMTAKSGKSFNATLQVNAEKKGIEFIFDNKQGLKERQQHTRQQGAPHKLCGLELSEKQREALDSGRTLYLKNMVDKEGQPFNAYVKMDKEQNRPRFYKWNPDKKQETGKEKVVAVAEEHKTQVAVNNQGKTNEATKNVNEPLKSGQTQPTDAQKQKQDENKQKKSRGRKM; this is encoded by the coding sequence ATGGAATCAAACAGCAATGACAATTACGTGCTGGTCTTGGAAGACCGCACGGAAGTGAAGAATGAGCAGGAAGCAGGGAAGTTGTCCGTCGTGTCCAGTGTTGACGACAAGGGTAACCTCAAAACTACTGAGGCTGTCGCTGCCAATCAAGCAGCGTTCTTGAAGTTCAACAACAAGGACGGACTTCTGAAGAACTTCATGACCAACTTCCTCAAACAGTTCAACAACCCGACTCATTTCGGGTTATACAAGGTCGTAGCAGACAATGTGGAGCAGAGCGTGGACAACCTGCGCACCATGCTGCAAAACCGTGAAAAGCCCGAAAGCAAGCAGCAGTTGGCTTACAGTCAGGTGCGCTTTGAGGACTTCCTACCCAAACAGAAGAACGCCACCGCTATTGACGAGTCGAAGATTGACTGGAAGCAGCTCGACACCCTCGGTCTTTCCCGTGAGCGATTGGAGCAGAGTGGAGAATTGGAAAAGATGCTCAATTGGCAGAAGAGCAATCTCTTGACGATTGCCGTACCTATTGGAGACACTACCATCTACACTGAAGCACGCCTTGCATTCCGTACGGACGATAACGGCAATATCGGTTTGGCAATTCATCCTTTGAGAAAAGAACCACAGCTTGACTTTCCCTATATGGGTTACAAGTTCTCTCCCGAAGAGAAAGAACAGCTCCTTGCTACGGGTAATCTTGGCAAGACCATTGAGGTAACCCCAAAGAACGGAGAACCGTTTGCCGCCTACGTCTCCATCGACCCACAGACCAATGAGATTATTGCCCTGCGTGCCGACCGCGTGAACATCCCCAAGGAAATCAAAGGCGTTACGCTTTCCGATGCGCAGTACAAAGACCTTGTAGAGGGCAAAGCCGTGAAAGTGGAAGGAATGACCGCCAAGAGTGGTAAGTCCTTCAATGCTACTTTGCAGGTCAATGCCGAGAAGAAAGGCATCGAGTTTATCTTCGATAACAAGCAAGGCTTGAAAGAACGACAGCAGCACACCCGACAACAAGGCGCACCACATAAACTCTGCGGTTTGGAACTGAGCGAAAAACAGCGTGAAGCCTTGGACAGCGGACGAACACTTTATCTGAAAAACATGGTGGACAAGGAAGGGCAACCCTTCAATGCCTACGTCAAGATGGACAAGGAACAGAACCGCCCGCGTTTCTACAAATGGAATCCTGACAAGAAGCAGGAGACCGGCAAGGAAAAGGTGGTAGCCGTAGCCGAAGAACACAAGACGCAGGTTGCCGTGAACAACCAAGGCAAGACCAACGAAGCCACCAAAAATGTGAATGAGCCGTTAAAGTCCGGGCAGACACAGCCCACTGATGCCCAAAAGCAGAAGCAGGACGAGAACAAACAGAAGAAGTCTCGTGGACGCAAAATGTAA
- a CDS encoding carboxypeptidase-like regulatory domain-containing protein, with protein MVSDIEPFLDPQRATIAVHKVWQVNEKKIDDCIINNFVKECQTRGFVCTYLDLKYKLCSCYADNLNEVVINYDGRVYKCTARKFNEANSCGFLREDGVIIWDYTKLMNRMNLQIPERCINCDMLPVCSKRCSQSLLDEPKEFCVLKEGYSKVDYIIELLNNSIVSKKELNKIRCLYLFINNLMHIYMRYLLLILFGTISFTSFGEGLKGRVINAKQATIPFVNILIYVQNNNRPIGGTTTDENGEFTINNLTKGNTLTFSSIGYKTKTWLYDGQDSVNVMLEEETQVLKEVVIKASRYKKMVDRLIIYPNKELRESTNNVWGVLNKLHLPNAIISKESMGITMFDGKSVAYQINGMPATADEYLAILPNQIKSIEFIDNPGVRYATQNFGGILNVKTKEGVKGYGFGFKTMDAVTTLSSENNIFLKLNNVKDQITFIYSNKLRHYTKNRIDTRLVSDPLSLLQIKEGDNSVYSYRQHSLKGVYSHVAKSLLLNVNFNTEFYNNDKDETLQKVYSFNNFISNTALTPTYKSNLYSFDIYAFQKISKKDNLIFDLLTTYRTSNYRYNFMERDQFSMISFNNQYGVRGKRLSFIPELLYEHKINDMNNLSIGVRINYAKTNNNYSQDIMKKDHSDSYDMFSYVQLLGRYKKLSYQIGLGGNIVSYNKDSISYTKRFMRPMIKFSYAPINNLTFSLNTELIPHIPELTDMANITRKLNSIEIEKGNPDLRPYIEYNNRLDVTYNISRLYFQLAYSYRFSRHPFAPNSYIDDCAIYYVTDKYNKSRVHTLSTFLNYEVIKDRLTLSGSCAFSKTLFQKDNLDYSKKIWNYYVEGNLNLTKNWSMNFGIINNRKEFRGNLYLAQEDAVYFSTSYHLKQWMFTAGIWDPFRSKIKLSERNYANSKFTKSIISWNADKANMVYIQVSLSLNKGHKAQTLRQKIHNIDDEDGIVK; from the coding sequence ATGGTATCTGATATAGAGCCTTTCTTGGATCCACAAAGAGCAACAATTGCCGTACATAAAGTATGGCAAGTGAATGAAAAGAAAATAGACGATTGCATAATAAATAACTTTGTAAAGGAATGTCAAACAAGAGGATTTGTATGTACATATCTTGACTTGAAATATAAACTTTGCAGTTGTTATGCCGACAATCTAAATGAAGTTGTGATCAATTATGATGGTCGTGTTTATAAGTGTACAGCTCGAAAATTTAATGAAGCTAATTCTTGCGGATTTCTTAGAGAAGATGGTGTAATAATATGGGACTACACTAAATTAATGAACAGGATGAATTTACAAATTCCTGAACGATGCATAAATTGTGATATGCTTCCTGTCTGTTCTAAACGTTGTTCGCAGTCTCTATTAGATGAACCGAAAGAGTTTTGTGTATTGAAAGAAGGTTATTCAAAAGTTGACTATATTATTGAGTTATTGAATAATTCAATAGTCTCAAAAAAAGAGCTAAATAAGATTAGGTGTCTTTATCTTTTTATCAATAATTTAATGCATATATATATGAGGTATCTTCTGCTAATTCTTTTTGGGACTATATCATTTACATCTTTTGGTGAAGGACTTAAAGGTAGAGTAATAAATGCAAAACAAGCAACAATACCTTTCGTAAATATTTTAATATATGTACAGAATAACAATAGACCTATTGGGGGGACGACAACAGATGAAAATGGAGAGTTCACCATTAACAACCTTACCAAAGGGAATACATTAACATTTTCCTCTATCGGTTATAAAACTAAAACATGGCTATATGATGGACAGGACTCTGTAAATGTCATGTTAGAAGAGGAGACACAAGTGCTTAAAGAGGTTGTTATCAAAGCTTCAAGATATAAGAAAATGGTGGATAGATTAATAATATATCCAAATAAAGAGCTTAGGGAAAGTACTAACAATGTATGGGGGGTACTTAATAAGCTCCATTTGCCTAATGCTATTATTTCCAAAGAGTCAATGGGAATTACAATGTTTGATGGAAAAAGCGTCGCCTATCAAATAAATGGCATGCCAGCTACTGCTGATGAATATCTTGCAATTTTACCCAACCAAATAAAGTCGATAGAGTTTATAGATAATCCTGGCGTTAGATATGCTACTCAAAATTTTGGTGGAATCCTTAATGTCAAGACTAAGGAAGGGGTAAAAGGTTATGGATTTGGATTCAAAACAATGGATGCTGTCACGACTTTATCAAGTGAAAATAACATCTTTCTGAAACTTAATAACGTAAAGGATCAAATCACGTTTATTTATAGCAATAAGCTCAGGCATTATACCAAGAACAGAATTGACACAAGGCTTGTATCCGATCCGCTTTCGCTCTTACAGATAAAAGAAGGCGACAACTCGGTTTATAGTTATCGGCAACATAGTCTTAAAGGTGTGTATAGTCATGTTGCTAAATCACTTCTTTTGAACGTTAATTTCAACACAGAATTCTACAATAATGACAAAGATGAAACCTTACAGAAAGTGTACTCATTCAATAATTTCATAAGTAACACCGCTTTGACACCCACGTACAAATCAAATTTATATTCATTTGACATATATGCATTCCAAAAGATTTCGAAAAAGGATAATCTGATATTTGACTTGTTAACAACATACAGAACCAGTAATTATAGATATAATTTTATGGAGAGGGACCAGTTTTCCATGATTTCATTTAACAATCAGTATGGTGTGCGTGGTAAGCGTCTATCGTTTATTCCGGAACTCTTGTACGAACATAAGATAAATGACATGAATAATCTTTCTATAGGAGTAAGGATAAATTATGCCAAAACAAATAACAACTATAGCCAAGATATAATGAAGAAAGACCATTCTGACAGCTATGACATGTTTAGTTATGTACAATTGCTTGGTCGCTATAAGAAACTAAGTTATCAGATTGGACTTGGAGGGAATATTGTTAGCTATAACAAGGACAGTATCTCCTATACGAAAAGATTCATGCGCCCCATGATTAAATTTTCATATGCTCCAATCAATAATTTGACTTTCTCTTTAAATACAGAACTTATTCCCCATATACCAGAGTTGACAGATATGGCAAATATCACAAGAAAGTTGAATTCCATAGAGATAGAAAAGGGCAATCCTGACTTACGTCCTTACATAGAATATAATAATAGACTTGATGTCACCTACAATATCAGCAGATTATATTTTCAGCTAGCTTATTCGTATAGGTTCAGCCGCCATCCTTTTGCCCCGAACAGCTATATTGATGATTGTGCTATTTATTATGTTACGGATAAATATAATAAAAGTCGAGTTCATACCCTAAGTACCTTTCTCAATTATGAAGTTATTAAAGATCGATTAACATTATCGGGATCCTGCGCTTTTTCAAAAACTTTATTTCAGAAAGACAATCTCGACTACTCGAAGAAAATATGGAACTACTACGTAGAGGGTAACTTGAACTTAACAAAGAACTGGAGTATGAATTTTGGTATTATTAATAACCGTAAGGAATTTAGAGGTAATCTTTACTTAGCACAAGAAGATGCTGTCTATTTCTCTACATCTTATCACCTTAAACAATGGATGTTTACCGCAGGGATATGGGATCCATTTAGAAGTAAGATTAAGCTTTCCGAAAGGAATTATGCTAATAGCAAATTTACCAAAAGCATCATATCGTGGAATGCCGATAAAGCCAATATGGTGTATATACAAGTTTCGCTTAGCCTCAATAAAGGACATAAAGCTCAAACATTGAGGCAAAAGATTCACAATATTGACGATGAGGATGGCATTGTTAAATAA
- a CDS encoding radical SAM protein, which translates to MENFEKLEKEQPQLFYDLCKKGMLIPDFFDEKATYISDVMDRKFSGKTYHMIINMTMDCNLRCWYCYENHIDNSVIGEDTISSIIKHIKLKYDKAPFELLTLSFFGGEPLLYKEKILHILSLINPIASIKGFKITINFTTNSTLLTKDFVDAIKGYHSTFQITLDGCRNIHNTIRKYKDKKAIGSYDRILESYL; encoded by the coding sequence ATGGAGAATTTTGAAAAATTAGAGAAAGAACAACCCCAACTATTCTATGATCTGTGTAAAAAAGGTATGCTTATACCTGATTTCTTTGATGAAAAAGCAACTTATATTAGCGATGTTATGGATAGGAAATTCTCGGGCAAAACTTATCACATGATTATCAATATGACCATGGATTGTAATTTAAGATGTTGGTACTGTTATGAAAACCATATTGATAATTCTGTGATAGGAGAAGATACAATCTCTTCTATTATAAAGCACATAAAGTTAAAATATGACAAAGCACCCTTTGAGTTGTTGACTTTGAGCTTTTTCGGAGGAGAACCTTTATTGTATAAAGAGAAGATTCTGCATATATTATCCCTAATAAACCCTATTGCTAGCATTAAAGGGTTTAAAATAACCATAAACTTTACCACAAACTCTACACTATTAACAAAAGATTTTGTAGATGCAATAAAAGGATACCATTCTACATTCCAGATAACTCTTGATGGATGTAGAAATATTCACAATACAATAAGAAAGTACAAAGATAAGAAAGCAATTGGTTCATATGACAGAATCTTAGAATCTTATCTTTAA
- a CDS encoding aminotransferase class I/II-fold pyridoxal phosphate-dependent enzyme — translation MEKRFITLKDFEITPSENVIERSQNFQSYIDQMNQFGCKSYWVMARTGVGAKMQIEGYGGEVSAYISNDYLGMSQRPETKEAGINAVLKYGTGASAAQAIGGYLDIHQQLEQGIAKFVGQEDAILFSSGFGANAGLLRAILGKNDIAYIDSYIHTSATSGLIGTNVKHIGHNDIDYLDMILERETGKYQTRLVIIDGVYSQNGDLSKLPQYIAVCKKHNCLLMMDDAHGIGVMGENGRGTAEYYNCLGQVDIITGTFSKSFGCVGGFVAASEKLIQYLRYYADSNVFSAAMTPQVAASSLKALELIQTQPEIRKKLWTNVNYLRKRLTEEGFDIGCSISAIFPIMVRDNKKVYEIARELQKRCIFVSGITYPAVRTKEARLRVSVLASHEIVQLEQLVTALVEIRKSIPF, via the coding sequence ATGGAAAAAAGATTTATTACATTAAAAGATTTCGAGATTACTCCCAGCGAGAATGTTATCGAACGTAGCCAAAACTTCCAGAGTTATATTGACCAAATGAATCAGTTCGGCTGCAAGAGTTATTGGGTCATGGCAAGAACAGGCGTTGGAGCCAAGATGCAAATAGAGGGCTATGGCGGTGAAGTTTCAGCATATATTTCCAACGACTATTTAGGTATGTCGCAAAGACCAGAGACCAAGGAGGCTGGCATAAATGCCGTCCTGAAATACGGTACAGGGGCAAGTGCCGCTCAAGCCATAGGAGGCTATTTAGACATCCATCAGCAGTTGGAACAAGGCATTGCAAAGTTCGTTGGTCAGGAAGATGCAATTCTCTTCTCATCTGGATTTGGTGCCAATGCAGGTTTGCTCCGTGCTATATTGGGAAAAAATGACATAGCCTACATTGATTCGTATATCCATACCAGTGCCACAAGTGGTTTAATTGGAACCAATGTAAAGCATATAGGACACAACGACATTGACTATCTTGACATGATCCTTGAACGGGAAACGGGAAAATATCAGACTCGATTGGTCATCATCGATGGGGTCTATTCCCAGAATGGAGATTTATCAAAACTTCCCCAATACATTGCGGTCTGCAAGAAACACAATTGTCTTCTTATGATGGATGACGCTCACGGCATTGGAGTTATGGGAGAAAACGGCAGAGGAACAGCCGAATATTATAATTGCTTGGGACAAGTAGATATTATTACAGGAACTTTCAGTAAGTCTTTCGGATGTGTCGGTGGTTTTGTTGCCGCGTCAGAAAAACTGATTCAGTATCTGAGATATTATGCTGACAGTAATGTCTTTTCCGCAGCAATGACTCCACAGGTTGCAGCATCTTCCCTAAAGGCACTGGAACTCATACAGACACAACCAGAGATTCGCAAGAAGTTGTGGACTAATGTCAATTATCTGCGCAAACGACTGACAGAGGAAGGCTTTGATATAGGCTGCTCCATATCAGCCATATTTCCTATTATGGTAAGAGACAATAAAAAAGTATACGAAATAGCACGAGAATTGCAAAAAAGATGTATCTTTGTAAGCGGTATCACATACCCTGCGGTAAGAACTAAGGAAGCACGGCTTAGAGTCAGCGTGTTGGCTTCGCACGAAATAGTACAGTTGGAACAATTGGTAACCGCTCTTGTGGAAATCAGAAAATCAATACCTTTTTAA